A stretch of the Balaenoptera acutorostrata unplaced genomic scaffold, mBalAcu1.1 scaffold_470, whole genome shotgun sequence genome encodes the following:
- the LOC130706887 gene encoding UDP-N-acetylglucosamine--peptide N-acetylglucosaminyltransferase 110 kDa subunit-like: protein MASSVGNVADSTDPTKCMLSFQGLAELTQRAYQAGDFEAAERHCMQLWRQEPDNTGVLLLLSSIHFRCRRLDGSAHFSSLAIKKNPLLAEAYSNLGNVYKESGQLQEAIEHYRHALRLKPDFIDGYINLAAALVAAGDMEGAVQAYASALQYNPDLYCVCSDLGNLLKALGRVEEAKACYLKAIETQPNFAVAWSNLGCVFNAQGEIWLAIHHFEKAVTHDPNFLDAYINLGNVFKEARIFERAVAAYLRALSLSPNHAVVHGSLACVYYEQGLIDLAIDTYRRAIELQPHFPDAYCNLANALKEKGSVAEAEDCYNTALWLCPTHADSLNNLANTKREQGNIEEAVRLYCKALEVFPEFAAAHSNLASVLQQQGKVQEALMHYKEAIRISPTFAEAYCNMGNTLTGMQDVQGALQCYIRAIQIDPAFAEAHSNLASIHQDSGNIPEAIASYRTALKLQPDFPDAYCNLAHCLQTVCDWTDYDERMKRLVSVVADQLEKNRLPSVQPHHSMLYPLPHGVRKAIAERHGHLCLDNISVLHKPPYEHPKDLKLSDGRLRVGYVSSDFGNHPTSHLMQSIPGMHNRDKFEVFCYALSPDDGTNFRAKVMAEADHFVDLSQIPCDGKAADRIHQDGIHILVNMNGYTRGARNELFALRPAPLQAMWLGYPGTSGALFMDYIITDQETSPAEVAEQYSEKLAYMPHTFFIGDHANMFPHLKEKAVIDFKSNGHIYDNRIVLNGIDLKAFLDSLPDVKIVKMKCPDGGNNTDSSNIALNMPVIPMNTIAEAVIEMINRGQIQITINGFSISNGLATTQINNKAATGEEVPRTIIVTTRSQYGLPEDAIVYCNFNQLYKIDPSTLQMWANILKRVPNSVLWLLRFPAVGEPNIQQYVQNMGLPQNRIIFSPVAPKEEHVRRGQLADVCLDTPLCNGHTTGMDVLWSGTPMVTMPGETLASRVAASQLTCLGCLELIAKNRQEYEDIAVKLGTDLEYLKRIRGKVWKQRISSPLFNTKQYTMELEQLYLQMWEHYAAGNKPDHMMKPVVVTESA from the coding sequence ATGGCGTCTTCCGTGGGCAACGTGGCCGACAGCACAGACCCAACGAAATGTATGCTTTCCTTCCAAGGGTTAGCAGAGTTGACACAGCGAGCCTATCAGGCGGGAGATTTTGAGGCAGCTGAGAGACACTGCATGCAGCTCTGGAGACAAGAGCCAGACAATACTGGTgtacttttattactttcatctATACACTTCCGGTGTCGAAGGCTGGACGGATCTGCCCACTTTAGTAGTCTGGCAATTAAAAAGAACCCTCTTCTGGCAGAAGCCTATTCGAATTTGGGGAATGTGTACAAGGAAAGCGGGCAGTTGCAGGAAGCAATCGAGCATTACCGGCATGCGTTGCGTCTCAAACCAGATTTCATCGATGGTTATATTAACCTGGCAGCCGCTTTGGTAGCAGCAGGCGACATGGAAGGGGCAGTACAAGCTTACGCCTCTGCTCTTCAGTACAATCCTGATCTGTACTGTGTTTGCAGTGACCTGGGGAACCTGCTCAAAGCCCTGGGTCGCGTGGAAGAAGCCAAGGCATGTTATTTGAAAGCAATTGAGACGCAACCGAACTTTGCAGTAGCTTGGAGTAATCTTGGCTGTGTTTTCAATGCACAAGGGGAGATTTGGCTTGCAATTCATCACTTTGAAAAGGCTGTCACCCATGACCCCAATTTTCTGGATGCTTATATCAATTTAGGAAATGTCTTCAAAGAGGCACGGATTTTTGAACGAGCTGTGGCAGCTTACCTTCGTGCCCTAAGCTTGAGTCCAAATCATGCAGTGGTACATGGCAGCCTGGCTTGTGTATACTATGAGCAAGGCCTGATAGATCTGGCAATAGACACCTACAGGCGAGCTATTGAATTGCAACCACACTTCCCGGACGCTTACTGCAACCTAGCCAACGCTCTCAAAGAGAAGGGCAGTGTTGCCGAAGCAGAAGATTGTTATAATACAGCTCTCTGGCTGTGTCCCACCCATGCAGACTCTCTGAATAACCTAGCCAATACCAAGCGAGAACAGGGAAACATTGAAGAGGCAGTTCGCTTGTATTGTAAAGCATTAGAAGTCTTCCCAGAGTTTGCTGCTGCCCATTCAAATTTAGCAAGTGTATTGCAGCAGCAGGGAAAAGTGCAGGAAGCTCTGATGCATTATAAGGAGGCTATTCGAATCAGTCCTACCTTTGCTGAGGCCTACTGTAATATGGGAAACACTCTAACGGGGATGCAGGATGTTCAGGGAGCCTTGCAGTGTTATATTCGTGCCATTCAGATTGACCCTGCATTTGCGGAAGCCCACAGCAATCTGGCTTCCATTCACCAGGATTCAGGGAATATTCCAGAAGCAATTGCTTCTTACCGCACTGCTCTGAAGCTTCAACCTGATTTTCCTGACGCGTATTGTAATCTGGCTCATTGCCTGCAGACTGTCTGTGACTGGACAGACTATGATGAGCGCATGAAGAGGCTGGTCAGCGTTGTGGCTGACCAGTTAGAGAAGAACAGGTTGCCTTCCGTGCAGCCTCATCACAGcatgttatatcctcttcctcACGGCGTCAGGAAGGCTATTGCCGAGAGGCATGGGCACCTCTGCCTGGATAACATCAGTGTCCTTCACAAACCACCGTATGAACATCCAAAGGACTTGAAGCTCAGTGATGGTCGACTGCGTGTAGGATACGTGAGTTCTGACTTTGGGAACCATCCTACTTCTCATCTTATGCAGTCTATTCCAGGCATGCACAATCGTGATAAATTTGAGGTATTCTGTTATGCCCTGAGCCCAGATGATGGCACAAACTTCCGAGCGAAGGTGATGGCAGAAGCCGATCATTTCGTTGATCTTTCTCAGATTCCATGCGATGGAAAAGCAGCTGATCGCATCCATCAAGATGGTATACACATCCTTGTAAATATGAATGGTTATACCAGGGGTGCTCGAAATGAACTCTTTGCTCTCAGGCCAGCTCCTCTTCAGGCAATGTGGCTGGGGTACCCTGGGACTAGTGGCGCACTTTTCATGGATTATATCATCACTGATCAGGAAACTTCACCTGCTGAAGTTGCTGAGCAGTATTCTGAGAAACTGGCTTATATGCCCCATACTTTCTTTATTGGTGATCATGCTAATATGTTCCCTCACCTGAAGGAAAAAGCAGTCATCGATTTTAAGTCCAATGGGCACATTTATGACAATCGAATTGTGCTGAATGGCATCGACCTCAAAGCATTTCTTGATAGTTTACCAGATGTGAAAATTGTCAAGATGAAATGTCCTGATGGAGGAAACAACACAGACAGCAGTAATATAGCTCTCAATATGCCTGTCATTCCTATGAATACGATTGCAGAAGCAGTTATTGAAATGATTAACAGAGGACAAATTCAGATAACAATTAATGGATTCAGTATTAGCAATGGACTGGCAACTACCCAGATCAACAATAAGGCTGCCACTGGAGAGGAGGTTCCCCGTACCATTATTGTAACCACACGTTCTCAGTACGGGTTACCGGAAGATGCCATTGTGTACTGTAACTTTAATCAGTTATATAAAATTGACCCATCTACTTTGCAGATGTGGGCAAATATTCTGAAGCGTGTTCCCAATAGCGTACTGTGGCTGTTGCGTTTCCCAGCAGTAGGAGAACCTAATATTCAACAGTACGTGCAAAATATGGGCCTTCCCCAGAACCGTATCATTTTTTCACCAGTTGCTCCTAAAGAGGAACATGTTCGGAGAGGCCAGCTGGCTGATGTCTGCTTGGACACTCCACTCTGTAATGGACACACCACAGGGATGGATGTCCTTTGGTCGGGGACACCCATGGTGACTATGCCAGGAGAGACTCTTGCTTCCCGAGTTGCAGCTTCCCAGCTCACTTGTTTAGGCTGTCTTGAGCTTATTGCTAAAAATAGACAAGAGTATGAAGACATAGCTGTGAAACTGGGAACTGATCTAGAATACCTGAAGAGAATTCGTGGCAAAGTCTGGAAGCAGAGAATATCTAGCCCTCTGTTCAACACCAAACAATACACAATGGAACTAGAGCAGCTCTATCTACAGATGTGGGAGCATTATGCAGCTGGCAACAAACCTGATCACATGATGAAGCCTGTTGTAGTCACTGAGTCGGCCTAA